The segment TGGTAAGTTTTGCTATCTAGCGTCAAAAGCGTATCAAATAACTGAGAACTGAGTGTTTCAGAAGTAATACCGCTATCCACCAACTGCGGGTTAAAGGTTGCTGGTCCTGCTTGACCACAAAATACGAACCCAGTTTGGCGTGCTTTCTCGTGACTGATTTCTTCACCACACCCAGCCAATAGGCCAGCGGCGAAGAAACTGATTGTCAATTGTATGATTGCTCTCATAAGATCTAGCGTTTATAGCGCAAAGGAACCGTTAATTATGCCTAACGGTCATTGCAATGACTACTAATTGTTTTGATAAAACAGCTTACTTGTGTACACCTAAGTAGCCACCTGTACTGGTTATTTACCAGTTAGCTCATACTTTCTAACCATACCACGTAGTTGATGATAACTTAGACCTAACAAATCGGCAGCTTTACGCTGATTAAACTTACTTTCTTCGAGCGCAGCTCGCAGTAGTTGTCTGTCTTGCTGTTCCTGCCACTCCTTGTAGTCGAGTGGAAAGGAAAAACTGCTGATATCGTCGGCTTCTTTTTGATTATCGTCCGTGTTTGGTGTTTCTCGTGCAAAAGGATTAAACACCAACTCATCAATCGCAAAGTCCGAATTGCCGTTTTGATATACTGCGCGCTCTACGACATTCTTGAGTTCTCGCACGTTACCCGGCCATGAATACTCTAATAATTTTTGCTGTGCTTCGGCAGTAAAACCGACAAAATAATCGAGTGATAACTCACGACACATTTTTATCGCGTAGTATTCCGCCAAAAGCAAAATGTCTTCTTTTCTCTCTCGTAGCGGCGGCAGATGAATCACATCAAAGGCTAAGCGGTCGAGAAGGTCTGCACGAAATAGTCCTTGTTCTGCCATTGCTGGTAAATCCGCATTGGTGGCGCAGACTAAGCGAACGTTGCTGTTGAGCATATCGTGTCCACCAACTCGTTCGTACTGACCATATTCAATCACGCGTAATAACTTCTCTTGCACCATTAACGGTGCGGTCGCGAGTTCATCCAAAAACAACGTGCCATTTTCAGCGCGCTCGAATCGACCTTTATGTCGACCTTTAGAGCCAGTAAATGACCCTGATTCGTGACCAAACAGTTCTGAGTCAATCAAGCCTTCACTTAATGCTGAGCAGTTGAGTGATATGAGTGGCTGATCCCATCGTTTCGACAGATAGTGGAGGCGCTGTGCAATCAACTCTTTACCGGTCCCTCGCTCACCTATGATAAGTATAGGTCGTTCGATATTCGCCAGCTTAGAAACTTTGTCTAAGACCGAGAGAAAGGCCGGGGACTCGCCTATCAAGTTTTGTTTCATAGTCAGCTGCGCTCATAGAGTTGGTAAATTTCACCTATAGTTGGTTAAATTTGTCATGTATACAAGGGGTCATTTGAGTGTTATTTATTAAGTTGTTGAAATATAAATAATTATAAACTTGGCACGGAGTTTGATTATACACATATGTCTTAACTCGAAATGATAAATGTAAAGGAGTCGTCCATGGGTATTTTTTCTCGTTTCGCCGATATCGTAAATTCAAACATCAGTGCTTTGCTGGATAAAGCTGAAGATCCAGAAAAAATGATCCGCTTGATTATTCAAGAGATGGAAGACACGCTGGTGGAAGTACGTACTAACTCTGCAAAAGCCATTGCAGATAAAAAAGAGTTGGCGCGTAAAGTTGAAGCGATTGAAGACCAAGTGTCTGAATGGCAACAAAAAGCAACGTTAGCGCTGACTAAAGAGCGTGAAGATTTGGCGCGTGCTGCTTTGATTGAAAAGCAGAAGTTGCAAGATGTGTTAAAAGGTCTTCACACTGAGCAAACGCTAGTTGAAGAGACGATTAATAAGTTAACTGGTGAAATTGGTAAGCTAGAGAGCAAAATCACTGAAACGCGTGCTAAACAGCAAGCGTTAGCGATTCGTAGCCAAACTGCCTCAAATCGTCGCGATGTTCAGCGTCATCTGCACACAGCTCGTACAAGCGAAGCGATGGCGAAATTTGACCAATATTCGCGTAAGATTGATGAGCTTGAAGCGGAAGCAGATCTGTATGCGAAAACAGGTCAAGGTAAGTCGCTTGATCAAGAGTTTGCTGAGCTACAAGCGCAAGATGAGATTGAGCAAGAGCTAGCAAAGCTAAAGCAACAAATGGAAGAAAAGAAATAGTTGTTACTGCTCAGCTTATACCAACAAAATAGGCAGGTAGACCTACCTGCCTTGTGTCGATGAATTTAGGAGTTACTTATGTCTTCGTTTTGGATTGCAGGACCACTGATCGTTTTCCTGATTTTTGTGGCTCCATTATGGTTGATTCTTCACTACCGCAGTAAGCGCAAAACCAGCAGTGGATTATCGCAAGAAGATTTTCAGCGTTTGGAGCAGCTTTCAGAGCGTGCTGAGTCAATGCAAAAGCGTGTCGATACGTTAGAGCGAATCTTGGATGCGGAGTCGCCGAATTGGAGGCGCAACTATGAGTAAAGAACTGTATCGCGATACGATCAATGGTAAGTTAAGTGGTGTTTGTGCGGGTCTTGCTAACTATATTGGTGCAGAAGTTTGGGTGGTGCGTATCTTAGTGATTTCGGCAGCACTGCTTGGTGGCTCATTCCTAGTATTGCTGGCCTATATCGCTTTGACGTTGATGCTGGAGAAACAGCCGGCAAACTATGTAGAAAGTTTACGAGCCAAACAAGAGCACAAACTAAAAAATAAACCGTGGCAAGCAGGGCAATCACCAGAGCAACTACTGGATACCTTAGACAAAGACTTCGCGCAGCTTGAAGGTAAAGTGCGCC is part of the Vibrio ponticus genome and harbors:
- the pspF gene encoding phage shock protein operon transcriptional activator, translating into MKQNLIGESPAFLSVLDKVSKLANIERPILIIGERGTGKELIAQRLHYLSKRWDQPLISLNCSALSEGLIDSELFGHESGSFTGSKGRHKGRFERAENGTLFLDELATAPLMVQEKLLRVIEYGQYERVGGHDMLNSNVRLVCATNADLPAMAEQGLFRADLLDRLAFDVIHLPPLRERKEDILLLAEYYAIKMCRELSLDYFVGFTAEAQQKLLEYSWPGNVRELKNVVERAVYQNGNSDFAIDELVFNPFARETPNTDDNQKEADDISSFSFPLDYKEWQEQQDRQLLRAALEESKFNQRKAADLLGLSYHQLRGMVRKYELTGK
- the pspA gene encoding phage shock protein PspA translates to MGIFSRFADIVNSNISALLDKAEDPEKMIRLIIQEMEDTLVEVRTNSAKAIADKKELARKVEAIEDQVSEWQQKATLALTKEREDLARAALIEKQKLQDVLKGLHTEQTLVEETINKLTGEIGKLESKITETRAKQQALAIRSQTASNRRDVQRHLHTARTSEAMAKFDQYSRKIDELEAEADLYAKTGQGKSLDQEFAELQAQDEIEQELAKLKQQMEEKK
- the pspB gene encoding envelope stress response membrane protein PspB; translation: MSSFWIAGPLIVFLIFVAPLWLILHYRSKRKTSSGLSQEDFQRLEQLSERAESMQKRVDTLERILDAESPNWRRNYE
- the pspC gene encoding envelope stress response membrane protein PspC; its protein translation is MRSRRIGGATMSKELYRDTINGKLSGVCAGLANYIGAEVWVVRILVISAALLGGSFLVLLAYIALTLMLEKQPANYVESLRAKQEHKLKNKPWQAGQSPEQLLDTLDKDFAQLEGKVRRMEAYVTSDTFKVNREFSKL